From the genome of Streptomyces sp. NBC_00659, one region includes:
- a CDS encoding IclR family transcriptional regulator produces the protein MARNIQSLERAAAMLRLLAGGERQLGLSDIASSLGLAKGTAHGILRTLQQEGFVEQDTVSGRYQLGAELLRLGTTYLDVHELRARALVWTDDLARSSGESVYLGVLHQQGVLIVHHVFRPDDSRQVLEVGAMQPLHSTALGKVLSAYDPVAHSEVLEVERKAFTPRTISELDDFEGVLDVTRARGYADDVEETWTGVASVAAPIHNRRRMPVGAVGITGAVERVCKDGELRPELVAAVRDCARAVSRDLGAGRF, from the coding sequence ATGGCACGGAACATCCAGTCGCTCGAACGGGCAGCGGCCATGCTGCGGCTGCTCGCGGGCGGCGAGCGACAGCTCGGCCTGTCGGACATCGCCTCCTCGCTGGGCCTGGCCAAGGGTACGGCCCACGGCATCCTGCGCACCCTCCAGCAGGAGGGGTTCGTCGAGCAGGACACGGTCTCCGGGCGCTATCAACTGGGCGCCGAACTGCTGCGACTGGGCACCACGTACCTCGACGTCCACGAACTGCGTGCGCGCGCCCTGGTGTGGACCGACGACCTGGCCCGCTCCAGCGGCGAGAGCGTCTACCTGGGCGTGCTGCACCAGCAGGGCGTCCTGATCGTGCACCACGTCTTCCGGCCGGACGACAGCCGGCAGGTCCTGGAGGTGGGGGCGATGCAGCCTCTGCACTCCACGGCCCTGGGCAAGGTGCTGTCGGCGTACGACCCGGTGGCGCACAGCGAGGTCCTGGAGGTCGAGCGCAAGGCGTTCACCCCGCGGACGATCAGCGAACTGGACGACTTCGAGGGCGTCCTCGACGTGACCCGCGCGCGAGGGTACGCGGACGACGTCGAGGAGACGTGGACGGGGGTCGCCTCGGTGGCCGCCCCGATCCACAACCGGCGCCGCATGCCGGTGGGCGCGGTGGGCATCACCGGGGCCGTGGAGCGGGTGTGCAAGGACGGGGAGCTGCGTCCGGAACTGGTCGCCGCGGTGCGCGACTGCGCCCGCGCGGTATCGCGCGACCTGGGCGCCGGCCGGTTCTGA